One genomic segment of Labrus bergylta chromosome 17, fLabBer1.1, whole genome shotgun sequence includes these proteins:
- the LOC109999512 gene encoding KN motif and ankyrin repeat domain-containing protein 1-like isoform X2 produces the protein MLGMSATTRGRPPLPPPHGSSLDYRPSRNEGQVSSQILTESKPQPAARSLHLQRQSPVLEKTIMETDNALDQELPGRSPPQPYPRRRLASFGGVSSPGSLSPFTGLGAYNHNNNGNKPTGTGSDMQIHLSSSMSGRGSTGCLRISPQSSGRSTPVTSLVGQTHLQLVRDQMVVALQRLKELEEQVKIIPILQVKISVLQEEKRLLVSQLKSDNDEDMSEDIWKRTYSVERSDTDNKLITEERLDGKAESVCTDFRESRQLTKEMQALEKNIKGGHLQAGHRIGHRPVQHSAIKSVAVGPDKIDFTLSKENKYVHTDQVEMRSIGTEVSEVNLGIYTEQEEEPDSQQLVIGSLQERICLLEAELEESALQSEMSRLKLELLAAGARNRVDKASLARPSTVSTGTEARPDTTSQGVGNHTEVQDASTGEATEVKTVGVSCCGPALKNVCTGPDVPMSNWEVRERVETMEKGVGIQVFTNTQGVGMEIRFCDAETNTEVPVENLWSEKRQMKYRSVACGDCSVDVIICEAKEVVSQGIATDKVRGVDLGIMASPQTTSQRTNTVSSSVSRFTNTRHAFNADSSTNTVLSTQDKHTNTTQTLTRTVSVGNRVKDIKRNPEMRTIGVGTANLPEGACKQTPGTVTKVTRDTGVGLANINDNFLVGLKTRNMASGPSHLPDPIKTRSVGVGEGRIREFSVSSSKLDQMSSQPKWEPELNHYIEKMQWLLREHGDLLTEDYTPRTEGLVQQHCNQESTSSKLPCVNKTAAKGGPGVHTLHDQPSVDRGRESQFTAESSECDRANKEMCQQDGHDVKRMIQMLEQQASSALQDRSTTVGAPRPVRKKSNGDQGCSSNRKNMKFMRVTTGLDPVSSYELSASERTNSEEVERRGNRKSKEASQDGTPSKKGKSGSSRGSKGSTRLQIQQRSKLSEKMFFACQALKKHLSDETTLSSTQLYDCLQILQQDWFSVSSNKSASPDTVEDYLSTFRVIAPSVLQHISNMADGNGNTALHYSVSHSNFGIVKKLLDADVCNVNQQNKAGYTPIMLAALAAVESPEDMRVVEQLFTKGDVNAKASQAGQTALMLAVSHGRMDMVQALLAQGAEVNLQDDEGSTALMCASEHGHAEIVRLLLAQPDCDATLTDSDESSALSIALEAGHHDIAVLLYAHANFCKGQTGAAARHRSLSSSSGRNNSE, from the exons ATGCTGGGAATGTCGGCTACAACCAGGGGTcgacctcctcttcctccaccacATGGATCCTCTTTGGATTACAGACCCTCAAGGAACGAAGGACAGGTATCTTCTCAGATACTTACTGAGTCAAAGCCTCAGCCTGCTGCGAGATCTCTTCATTTACAAAGACAAAGCCCAGTGCTGGAAAAGACCATCATGGAAACCGATAATGCCTTGGATCAGGAGCTGCCGGGCCGGTCTCCACCTCAGCCATATCCTCGTCGAAGACTGGCCAGCTTTGGAGGAGTGAGCTCACCTGGGTCTCTTTCCCCCTTCACTGGCCTGGGTGCATATAATCATAACAACAACGGTAACAAGCCTACTGGCACAGGAAGTGATATGCAGATCCACCTTAGCTCGTCCATGAGTGGTAGAGGCAGCACAGGATGCCTCAGGATAAGCCCACAGAGCTCTGGTAGAAGCACCCCGGTCACAAGTCTCGTCGGCCAAACGCACCTGCAGCTTGTCCGAGACCAGATGGTGGTAGCTCTGCAGAGGCTGAAAGAGCTGGAGGAACAGGTGAAAATCATTCCCATCCTGCAGGTGAAAATATCAGTCCTTCAGGAAGAAAAGAGGCTTCTGGTCTCTCAGCTCAAGAGTGATAATGATGAGGACATGAGCGAAGACATCTGGAAAAGAACATATAGCGTGGAAAGATCAGATACTGACAACAAGTTGATTACAGAGGAAAGGCTGGACGGAAAAGCAGAAAGTGTCTGCACAGACTTCAGGGAGTCCAGGCAACTGACCAAAGAGATGCAGGcattagaaaaaaacatcaagggTGGACATTTGCAAGCAGGGCATCGAATTGGCCATAGGCCTGTCCAGCACAGCGCTATCAAGTCAGTCGCAGTCGGCCCTGATAAGATAGATTTCACTTtgtcaaaggaaaacaaatatgTACACACTGATCAGGTGGAAATGAGGTCCATTGGAACAGAAGTTTCTGAAGTTAATCTTGGAATTTACACAGAACAGGAAGAAGAGCCCGACTCCCAACAACTGGTTATTGGCTCCTTGCAGGAGAGGATTTGTCTCTTGGAAGCAGAGTTGGAAGAATCAGCTCTCCAGTCGGAGATGAGCCGTCTGAAACTGGAGcttctggctgcaggagctaggaACAGAGTGGATAAAGCCTCATTAGCCAGGCCTTCCACTGTGAGCACAGGCACTGAGGCAAGGCCCGACACTACTAGCCAGGGAGTGGGTAATCACACAGAGGTCCAAGATGCCAGCACAGGGGAGGCAACAGAGGTAAAAACTGTGGGAGTATCTTGTTGTGGGCCTGCACTAAAGAATGTTTGCACAGGACCCGATGTACCCATGAGCAACTGGGAGGTAAGGGAGCGAGTTGAGACTATGGAGAAAGGCGTTGGGATCCAAGTTTTTACAAACACTCAAGGAGTTGGGATGGAGATCAGATTTTGTgatgcagaaacaaacacagaggtgCCAGTAGAGAATCTGTGGTCCGAGAAGAGACAGATGAAGTATCGTTCAGTGGCTTGTGGGGACTGTTCAGTTGACGTGATCATCTGCGAGGCTAAGGAAGTCGTTTCCCAAGGTATTGCCACAGATAAAGTCAGGGGAGTGGATCTGGGAATCATGGCATCACCTCAGACAACTTCTCAGCGTACCAACACCGTATCCAGTTCAGTGTCTCGCTTCACCAACACCAGACATGCCTTCAACGCAGACTCCAGCACTAATACTGTCCTGAGTACCCAAGACAAGCACACCAATACCACTCAGACTTTAACTAGGACAGTGTCCGTTGGCAACAGGGTCAAAGATATCAAAAGGAATCCAGAGATGCGCACAATTGGTGTAGGAACTGCAAATCTGCCAGAAGGTGCCTGCAAGCAAACACCAGGGACAGTCACCAAGGTTACCAGAGACACTGGTGTTGGATTAGCAAACATTAATGATAATTTCCTTGTTGGgctgaaaacaagaaacatggCTTCTGGACCATCCCATCTACCTGACCCCATCAAGACGAGGAGCGTCGGTGTAGGGGAGGGGAGGATACGAGAGTTTTCAGTTTCATCAAGTAAACTTGATCAGATGTCTTCTCAGCCCAAGTGGGAACCAGAGCTGAACCATTACATTGAGAAGATGCAGTGGCTCCTCAGGGAGCACGGAGACCTCCTCACAGAAGACTACACTCCGCGGACCGAAGGGTTGGTCCAGCAGCATTGTAATCAAGAAAGCACAAGTTCCAAGCTGCCCTGCGTTAACAAAACTGCAGCAAAAGGTGGACCAGGAGTCCATACTTTACATGATCAGCCATCAG TCGACAGAGGCCGTGAATCTCAATTTACAGCCGAGTCTTCTGAGTGTGACagagcaaacaaagaaatgtgcCAACAAGATGGACATGATGTCAAACGAATGATACAGATGTTAGAACAACAGGCCTCCTCAGCTCTGCAAG ATAGGTCAACTACTGTTGGTGCGCCGCGACCTGTAAGGAAGAAGTCAAATGGAGATCAAGGCTGTAGCAGCAACAGGAAGAACATGAAGTTTATGAGGGTTACCACTGG ATTGGATCCTGTGTCATCCTACGAGCTTTCTGCCAGCGAGCGGACCAACTCTGAGGAAGTTGAAAGGAGGGGAAACAGAAAATCAAAGGAAGCTTCTCAAGATGGAACGCCTTCAAAGAAGGGCAAAAGTGGCTCCAGCAGGGGATCAAAAGGGTCTACCAGACTGCAAATACAACAAAG GTCCAAATTAAGCGAGAAGATGTTTTTCGCTTGTCAAGCCTTAAAGAAGCACCTGAGTGATGAGACGACTCTCTCCAGCACACAACTG TATGATTGTCTACAAATCCTGCAGCAGGATTGGTTCTCCGTGTCCAGCAACAAGTCAGCCTCTCCCGACACTGTGGAGGATTACTTGTCAACGTTTCGGGTCATTGCACCCTCGGTGTTGCAGCACATATCCAACATGGCCGACGGCAACGGCAACACAGCTCTGCACTACAGTGTGTCTCACTCCAACTTTGGCATCGTCAAGAAACTGCTTGATGCAG ACGTGTGTAACGTGAATCAGCAGAACAAAGCGGGTTACACGCCCATCATGCTGGCGGCTCTCGCGGCTGTGGAGAGTCCAGAGGACATGAGAGTAGTGGAGCAGCTCTTCACTAAAGGAGACGTCAACGCAAAGGCCAGCCAG GCGGGTCAGACGGCTCTGATGCTGGCTGTGAGTCACGGCAGGATGGACATGGTGCAGGCGCTGCTGGCACAGGGGGCGGAGGTAAACCTGCAGGACGACGAGGGCTCCACGGCGCTGATGTGTGCCAGCGAGCACGGCCACGCTGAGATCGTCAGACTCCTGCTGGCACAGCCCGACTGTGATGCCACGCTGACTGACAGT gatGAAAGCTCAGCGCTGTCCATCGCTCTGGAGGCGGGACATCATGACATCGCAGTGCTCCTTTATGCACATGCTAACTTCTGCAAAGGACAGACAGGG GCAGCTGCTCGTCACAGGTCTCTGTCCTCGTCTAGTGGGAGAAATAACTCTGAATGA
- the LOC110001637 gene encoding probable global transcription activator SNF2L2 — protein MKRLAARRYAGLLILSPTAAADPDNQPADCTQPESRENGSLEEMEEDIGLKKRKSDQPGEKELRGTQETGEKVKRKRGRPPAEKLPPNPPELTRTLSTLVDMVINYKDGVGRQISKGFVQLPSKKEVPEYYELIRKPVDFRRIRERVRNHKYRSVGDLEKDIFLLCHNAQTYNLEGSQIYEDSIVIKSVFESARQRIVTDEGQKGNVSGGHSDNGAGAEDQFLSSAVKPLPPVQQKKDDQEESSRNVTEKRPQRHLDSDDDLEDKTTKDEG, from the exons atgaagAGACTAGCAGCTCGCCGCTATGCTGGCTTGCTAATTCTCTCCCCCACAGCTGCAGCCGATCCTGATAACCAGCCTGCAGATTGCACTCAG CCCGAGTCCCGAGAGAACGGTTCCCTGGAGGAGATGGAAGAGGACATCGGTCTGAAAAAGCGTAAAAGCGATCAGCCCGGGGAGAAAGAGCTGCGGGGCACGCAGGAGACGGGTGAAAAGGTGAAGAGGAAGCGAGGACGCCCGCCGGCTGAGAAGCTGCCTCCAAATCCACCTGAGCTCACCAGAACGCTGAGCACGCTGGTCGATATGGTCATCAACTACAAGGACGG CGTGGGTCGACAGATCAGTAAGGGCTTTGTGCAGCTTCCCTCCAAGAAGGAGGTACCCGAGTACTACGAGCTGATCCGGAAACCTGTGGACTTCAGGAGGATCAGG GAACGTGTTCGCAATCACAAGTACAGAAGTGTGGGCGATCTGGAGAAGGATATTTTCCTCCTTTGTCACAACGCGCAGACCTACAACCTGGAGGGATCTCAG ATCTATGAGGATTCAATCGTCATTAAGTCTGTGTTTGAGAGCGCGAGGCAGAGAATCGTCACCGACGAGGGACAGAAAGGAAATGTCAGCGGCGGTCACAGCGATAACGGCGCCGGAGCTGAAGACCAATTTCTTTCGTCAGCAG TGAAACCATTACCACCAGTCCAGCAGAAGAAGGACGATCAGGAGGAGAGTAGCAGAAACGTCACAGAGAAAAGGCCCCAGCGTCATTTAGACAGCGACGACGATCTAGAGGATAAAACCACTAAAGATGAAGGTTGA
- the LOC109999507 gene encoding tripartite motif-containing protein 16-like: protein MAQRGNQLDQDKFCCSLCLDLLTVPVTTSCGHSYCMKCIKSHWDTEDEKSYSYSCPQCRHVFTPRPVLLKNTMLADLMEELKKTGHQAAPADHCYAGRQAAPADHCYAGRQAAPADHCYAGPEDVACDVCTGRKLKAQKSCLQCLASYCEKHLRPHFEVPPLKKHKLVEPSKKLQENVCSHHDEVMKIFCRTDQEFICYLCLMDQHKGHDTVPAAAERSERQSELEVSRQNVQETIKFREKDLNLLQREVEVINGSADKAVGNSEKIFTELIRLMEKRRSDVKQHVRSQQQTEVRRVRELQEKLEQEITELKRRDAEMEKLSHTLDHNQFLHDYHSLSPLGESTHSSGIKICPTRYFEDVTATVSDVRDILKDILREKWTNISQIVTDVYVLLSETMTRAEFLKYSCDITLDPNTAHTDLSLSEGNRKVTFLWEQQSHSSNPDRFNHYSQVLSKESLTGRSYWEMEWRGGEACVAVAYKNISRAGSSDECGFGYNDKSWALDCDNGSYNFWHNKVSTPVSGPQSSRVGVYLDHRAGILSFYSISDTMTVLHRVQTTFTQPLHAGLKMYYVGSTAELCKLK from the coding sequence ATGGCTCAGCGAGGAAACCAACTGGACCAAGACAAATTCTGTTGTTCCCTCTGCCTGGATCTACTGACGGTTCCGGTGACTACTtcctgtggacacagttactgcatgaagtgtattaaaagccattgggatacagaggatgagaagagCTACagctacagctgccctcagtgcaGACATGTTTTTACACCGAGGCCTGTCCTGTTGAAGaacaccatgttggcagatttaatggaggagctgaagaagactgggcaccaagctgctcctgctgatcactgctatgctgggcgccaagctgctcctgctgatcactgctatgctgggcGCCAAGCTGCTCCTGCCGATCACTGCTATGCCGGGCCTGAAGacgtggcctgtgatgtctgcaccgggaggaaactgaaagcccaaaagtcctgtctgcagtgtctggcctcttactgtgagaaacacctccGGCCTCATTTTGAAGTacctccattaaagaaacacaagctggtggagccctccaagaagctccaggagaacgtctgctctcatcatgatgaggtgatgaagatatTTTGTCGCACTGATCAGGAGTTTATCTGTTATCTGTGTTTAATGGACCAACACAAAGGTCACGACACAGTcccagctgcagcagaaaggagcgagaggcagagtgagctggaggtgagtcgacaGAACGTCCAGGAGACAATCAAGTTCAGAGAGAAAGATCTGAACCTGCTTCAACGGGAGGTGGAGGTTATAAATGGCTCGGCTGATAAagcagtggggaacagtgagaagatcttcactgagctgatccgtctcatggagaaaagacgctctgatgtgaagcagcatgtcagatcccagcagcaaactgaagtgagacgagtcagagagcttcaggagaagctggagcaggagatcactgagctgaagaggagagacgctgagatggagaagctgtcacacacactggaccacaaccagtttctacacgactaccacTCACTGTCGCCACTcggtgaatctacacactcgtCCGGCATCAAGATCTGTCCTACGAGGTACTTTGAGGACGTGACAGCAACTGTGTCAGATGTCAGAGATATACTAAAGGAcatcctgagagagaaatggacaaacatctcacagataGTGACTGATGTgtatgttttactgtcagagaccatgaccagagctgagttcttaaaatattcatgtgacatcacactggatccaaacacagcacacacagatcTGTCATTATCTGAggggaacagaaaagtaacatttttaTGGGAACAACAGTCTCATTCTAGTAATCCAGACAGATTCAATCATTACtctcaggtcctgagtaaagagagtctgaccGGACGTTCTTACTGGGAGAtggagtggagaggaggagaagcttGTGTCGCAGTCGCATACAAGAacatcagcagagcagggagctcAGATGAATGTGGGTTTGGATacaatgacaaatcttgggcgttaGATTGTGACAACGGCAGTTATAACTTTTGGCACAACAAAGTCAGCACTCCagtctcaggtcctcagtcctccagagtaggagtgtacctggatcacagagcaggtattctgtccttctacagtaTCTCTGATACCATGACtgtcctccacagagtccagaccacattcactcagcctctacatgctggactcaaGATGTATTATGTTGGATCcactgctgagttgtgtaaacttaaatag
- the LOC109999512 gene encoding KN motif and ankyrin repeat domain-containing protein 1-like isoform X1: MAQGSYILRNVSGQSTEECIPNYLGIDYSYPSDVDYLKCAGSFQNSITIKRLSLKRRPRVAVNNVEKTQSGISPSQWHSAESLSSSSSDDTRMLGMSATTRGRPPLPPPHGSSLDYRPSRNEGQVSSQILTESKPQPAARSLHLQRQSPVLEKTIMETDNALDQELPGRSPPQPYPRRRLASFGGVSSPGSLSPFTGLGAYNHNNNGNKPTGTGSDMQIHLSSSMSGRGSTGCLRISPQSSGRSTPVTSLVGQTHLQLVRDQMVVALQRLKELEEQVKIIPILQVKISVLQEEKRLLVSQLKSDNDEDMSEDIWKRTYSVERSDTDNKLITEERLDGKAESVCTDFRESRQLTKEMQALEKNIKGGHLQAGHRIGHRPVQHSAIKSVAVGPDKIDFTLSKENKYVHTDQVEMRSIGTEVSEVNLGIYTEQEEEPDSQQLVIGSLQERICLLEAELEESALQSEMSRLKLELLAAGARNRVDKASLARPSTVSTGTEARPDTTSQGVGNHTEVQDASTGEATEVKTVGVSCCGPALKNVCTGPDVPMSNWEVRERVETMEKGVGIQVFTNTQGVGMEIRFCDAETNTEVPVENLWSEKRQMKYRSVACGDCSVDVIICEAKEVVSQGIATDKVRGVDLGIMASPQTTSQRTNTVSSSVSRFTNTRHAFNADSSTNTVLSTQDKHTNTTQTLTRTVSVGNRVKDIKRNPEMRTIGVGTANLPEGACKQTPGTVTKVTRDTGVGLANINDNFLVGLKTRNMASGPSHLPDPIKTRSVGVGEGRIREFSVSSSKLDQMSSQPKWEPELNHYIEKMQWLLREHGDLLTEDYTPRTEGLVQQHCNQESTSSKLPCVNKTAAKGGPGVHTLHDQPSVDRGRESQFTAESSECDRANKEMCQQDGHDVKRMIQMLEQQASSALQDRSTTVGAPRPVRKKSNGDQGCSSNRKNMKFMRVTTGLDPVSSYELSASERTNSEEVERRGNRKSKEASQDGTPSKKGKSGSSRGSKGSTRLQIQQRSKLSEKMFFACQALKKHLSDETTLSSTQLYDCLQILQQDWFSVSSNKSASPDTVEDYLSTFRVIAPSVLQHISNMADGNGNTALHYSVSHSNFGIVKKLLDADVCNVNQQNKAGYTPIMLAALAAVESPEDMRVVEQLFTKGDVNAKASQAGQTALMLAVSHGRMDMVQALLAQGAEVNLQDDEGSTALMCASEHGHAEIVRLLLAQPDCDATLTDSDESSALSIALEAGHHDIAVLLYAHANFCKGQTGAAARHRSLSSSSGRNNSE; the protein is encoded by the exons ATGGCTCAAGGCAGCTACATCCTGAGAAATGTGTCAG GACAAAGCACTGAAGAGTGTATACCAAACTACCTTGGGATCGACTACAGTTATCCGTCAGACGTGGACTACCTAAAGTGTGCTGGCAGTTTCCAAAACAGCATCACCATTAAGCGTTTAAGCCTTAAGAGGAGGCCCAGAGTGGCCGTCAACAATGTGGAAAAGACACAGAGTGGCATCTCTCCGAGCCAGTGGCATTCTGCAGAATCATTGTCGTCATCCAGCAGCGATGATACCAGAATGCTGGGAATGTCGGCTACAACCAGGGGTcgacctcctcttcctccaccacATGGATCCTCTTTGGATTACAGACCCTCAAGGAACGAAGGACAGGTATCTTCTCAGATACTTACTGAGTCAAAGCCTCAGCCTGCTGCGAGATCTCTTCATTTACAAAGACAAAGCCCAGTGCTGGAAAAGACCATCATGGAAACCGATAATGCCTTGGATCAGGAGCTGCCGGGCCGGTCTCCACCTCAGCCATATCCTCGTCGAAGACTGGCCAGCTTTGGAGGAGTGAGCTCACCTGGGTCTCTTTCCCCCTTCACTGGCCTGGGTGCATATAATCATAACAACAACGGTAACAAGCCTACTGGCACAGGAAGTGATATGCAGATCCACCTTAGCTCGTCCATGAGTGGTAGAGGCAGCACAGGATGCCTCAGGATAAGCCCACAGAGCTCTGGTAGAAGCACCCCGGTCACAAGTCTCGTCGGCCAAACGCACCTGCAGCTTGTCCGAGACCAGATGGTGGTAGCTCTGCAGAGGCTGAAAGAGCTGGAGGAACAGGTGAAAATCATTCCCATCCTGCAGGTGAAAATATCAGTCCTTCAGGAAGAAAAGAGGCTTCTGGTCTCTCAGCTCAAGAGTGATAATGATGAGGACATGAGCGAAGACATCTGGAAAAGAACATATAGCGTGGAAAGATCAGATACTGACAACAAGTTGATTACAGAGGAAAGGCTGGACGGAAAAGCAGAAAGTGTCTGCACAGACTTCAGGGAGTCCAGGCAACTGACCAAAGAGATGCAGGcattagaaaaaaacatcaagggTGGACATTTGCAAGCAGGGCATCGAATTGGCCATAGGCCTGTCCAGCACAGCGCTATCAAGTCAGTCGCAGTCGGCCCTGATAAGATAGATTTCACTTtgtcaaaggaaaacaaatatgTACACACTGATCAGGTGGAAATGAGGTCCATTGGAACAGAAGTTTCTGAAGTTAATCTTGGAATTTACACAGAACAGGAAGAAGAGCCCGACTCCCAACAACTGGTTATTGGCTCCTTGCAGGAGAGGATTTGTCTCTTGGAAGCAGAGTTGGAAGAATCAGCTCTCCAGTCGGAGATGAGCCGTCTGAAACTGGAGcttctggctgcaggagctaggaACAGAGTGGATAAAGCCTCATTAGCCAGGCCTTCCACTGTGAGCACAGGCACTGAGGCAAGGCCCGACACTACTAGCCAGGGAGTGGGTAATCACACAGAGGTCCAAGATGCCAGCACAGGGGAGGCAACAGAGGTAAAAACTGTGGGAGTATCTTGTTGTGGGCCTGCACTAAAGAATGTTTGCACAGGACCCGATGTACCCATGAGCAACTGGGAGGTAAGGGAGCGAGTTGAGACTATGGAGAAAGGCGTTGGGATCCAAGTTTTTACAAACACTCAAGGAGTTGGGATGGAGATCAGATTTTGTgatgcagaaacaaacacagaggtgCCAGTAGAGAATCTGTGGTCCGAGAAGAGACAGATGAAGTATCGTTCAGTGGCTTGTGGGGACTGTTCAGTTGACGTGATCATCTGCGAGGCTAAGGAAGTCGTTTCCCAAGGTATTGCCACAGATAAAGTCAGGGGAGTGGATCTGGGAATCATGGCATCACCTCAGACAACTTCTCAGCGTACCAACACCGTATCCAGTTCAGTGTCTCGCTTCACCAACACCAGACATGCCTTCAACGCAGACTCCAGCACTAATACTGTCCTGAGTACCCAAGACAAGCACACCAATACCACTCAGACTTTAACTAGGACAGTGTCCGTTGGCAACAGGGTCAAAGATATCAAAAGGAATCCAGAGATGCGCACAATTGGTGTAGGAACTGCAAATCTGCCAGAAGGTGCCTGCAAGCAAACACCAGGGACAGTCACCAAGGTTACCAGAGACACTGGTGTTGGATTAGCAAACATTAATGATAATTTCCTTGTTGGgctgaaaacaagaaacatggCTTCTGGACCATCCCATCTACCTGACCCCATCAAGACGAGGAGCGTCGGTGTAGGGGAGGGGAGGATACGAGAGTTTTCAGTTTCATCAAGTAAACTTGATCAGATGTCTTCTCAGCCCAAGTGGGAACCAGAGCTGAACCATTACATTGAGAAGATGCAGTGGCTCCTCAGGGAGCACGGAGACCTCCTCACAGAAGACTACACTCCGCGGACCGAAGGGTTGGTCCAGCAGCATTGTAATCAAGAAAGCACAAGTTCCAAGCTGCCCTGCGTTAACAAAACTGCAGCAAAAGGTGGACCAGGAGTCCATACTTTACATGATCAGCCATCAG TCGACAGAGGCCGTGAATCTCAATTTACAGCCGAGTCTTCTGAGTGTGACagagcaaacaaagaaatgtgcCAACAAGATGGACATGATGTCAAACGAATGATACAGATGTTAGAACAACAGGCCTCCTCAGCTCTGCAAG ATAGGTCAACTACTGTTGGTGCGCCGCGACCTGTAAGGAAGAAGTCAAATGGAGATCAAGGCTGTAGCAGCAACAGGAAGAACATGAAGTTTATGAGGGTTACCACTGG ATTGGATCCTGTGTCATCCTACGAGCTTTCTGCCAGCGAGCGGACCAACTCTGAGGAAGTTGAAAGGAGGGGAAACAGAAAATCAAAGGAAGCTTCTCAAGATGGAACGCCTTCAAAGAAGGGCAAAAGTGGCTCCAGCAGGGGATCAAAAGGGTCTACCAGACTGCAAATACAACAAAG GTCCAAATTAAGCGAGAAGATGTTTTTCGCTTGTCAAGCCTTAAAGAAGCACCTGAGTGATGAGACGACTCTCTCCAGCACACAACTG TATGATTGTCTACAAATCCTGCAGCAGGATTGGTTCTCCGTGTCCAGCAACAAGTCAGCCTCTCCCGACACTGTGGAGGATTACTTGTCAACGTTTCGGGTCATTGCACCCTCGGTGTTGCAGCACATATCCAACATGGCCGACGGCAACGGCAACACAGCTCTGCACTACAGTGTGTCTCACTCCAACTTTGGCATCGTCAAGAAACTGCTTGATGCAG ACGTGTGTAACGTGAATCAGCAGAACAAAGCGGGTTACACGCCCATCATGCTGGCGGCTCTCGCGGCTGTGGAGAGTCCAGAGGACATGAGAGTAGTGGAGCAGCTCTTCACTAAAGGAGACGTCAACGCAAAGGCCAGCCAG GCGGGTCAGACGGCTCTGATGCTGGCTGTGAGTCACGGCAGGATGGACATGGTGCAGGCGCTGCTGGCACAGGGGGCGGAGGTAAACCTGCAGGACGACGAGGGCTCCACGGCGCTGATGTGTGCCAGCGAGCACGGCCACGCTGAGATCGTCAGACTCCTGCTGGCACAGCCCGACTGTGATGCCACGCTGACTGACAGT gatGAAAGCTCAGCGCTGTCCATCGCTCTGGAGGCGGGACATCATGACATCGCAGTGCTCCTTTATGCACATGCTAACTTCTGCAAAGGACAGACAGGG GCAGCTGCTCGTCACAGGTCTCTGTCCTCGTCTAGTGGGAGAAATAACTCTGAATGA